The Bacteroidales bacterium genome has a window encoding:
- a CDS encoding LuxR C-terminal-related transcriptional regulator, protein MLLTKLHIPSSGDHIVHRSGLFDKLNAGLNRKLILISAPAGFGKTTLVSDWINQLKIPAAWFSLDKSDNDPVEFLSYVITGIQTIQCEFGQNALRLLKSPGETGIMSIADLLINEMITIGQDFILVLDDFHLISSGEIKKLVTYFLEHIPGNIHFVLSSRSDPVLEMARLRSQNQLVELRASDLCFKTEDISYLFNKKLKLGLSVDDIHTLENKTEGWIAGLQLTALSLQSNADISGFIRAFKGDNRYIMDYLIEEVLKIQTEDVKEFLVNTSILEQFSAPLCDALLNRTDSRLILEKLEKNNLFVFSLDAERQWYRYHHLFADLLKQRLLLNDSTIVEILHNKACIWFEQNNLFDLAIAHALEIKNFEKAIQLLDRIVESLWQNGHHTVIMNYGDTLPDELIKKNPGFCLYYSWILITSGQIQKARPFLLSAEQICVQLISDKSSSKDTVQFYGKLLGKIAVAFAYSFSNEEHSDKIFDYCELAMKHLTADDPLWYSWAWFSSAIAQYSNGDLLASKAAFNTAFEYGKKSGNIYLISTIAIRMAENEQQLGFYKTAYQKCIDLLELLTDKGYLQIARGDWTFAALYFILGISQYNWAENDKAIENIKRAYDLSKQGKDIYLKITILMVYSVVLLELGDSEAEKKIRELDELYFKNSIPPFLKSYYIGWKIYLCFEKNDLDKAQKIVSHYDLDLSKEKTPANESAYSSYVRLLMAQNRLDEAESLLSELYVLAREGKRNERMIDCLVSWAILHEMKGRHDEAVSHIIQAMELASDENLLIGFVLRSHEINALLKDAYKIQTTTKTKISDRFIENLKMAVDRRTNQLKMRTSSELSSRELETLKMITGDLSNQEIADKLFISLNTVKTHLKNIYLKLEVDSRSKAVAKAKEIGLL, encoded by the coding sequence ATGCTGCTGACAAAACTACATATTCCTTCATCCGGCGATCACATCGTTCACAGGTCCGGGCTTTTTGATAAATTAAACGCCGGACTGAACCGGAAATTAATTCTGATATCCGCACCGGCCGGCTTTGGTAAAACTACCCTGGTAAGCGACTGGATCAATCAACTAAAAATACCGGCAGCATGGTTTTCACTGGACAAGAGCGACAACGATCCGGTAGAATTTCTAAGCTATGTTATAACCGGGATACAAACCATACAATGTGAATTCGGGCAAAATGCACTAAGGTTGCTGAAATCACCGGGCGAAACAGGAATAATGTCCATTGCCGACTTATTAATCAATGAAATGATTACTATCGGACAAGACTTTATCCTGGTGCTGGATGATTTCCACTTAATAAGCAGCGGCGAAATAAAGAAATTAGTGACTTATTTTTTAGAACATATTCCCGGTAATATTCATTTTGTCCTGTCTTCCAGGTCAGATCCCGTTTTGGAAATGGCCAGGTTACGAAGTCAGAATCAATTGGTGGAATTACGCGCCAGTGATCTTTGCTTTAAGACAGAAGACATTTCTTACTTGTTTAATAAAAAATTAAAATTAGGATTGTCTGTTGACGATATCCACACACTTGAAAACAAAACGGAAGGCTGGATTGCCGGACTGCAGTTAACTGCCCTGTCATTACAGAGCAATGCTGACATTTCAGGATTTATCAGGGCATTTAAGGGCGACAACCGGTATATCATGGATTACCTGATTGAAGAAGTATTAAAAATTCAGACAGAAGATGTTAAGGAATTTCTGGTAAATACGTCCATATTGGAGCAATTCTCCGCACCGCTGTGCGACGCTCTGTTAAACAGAACTGACAGCCGGTTAATCCTCGAGAAACTGGAAAAGAACAATTTATTCGTTTTTTCGCTTGATGCTGAACGGCAATGGTACAGGTATCACCATCTTTTTGCCGACCTGCTTAAGCAAAGGCTTTTACTGAATGATTCCACAATCGTGGAAATACTTCACAATAAAGCATGCATTTGGTTCGAACAGAATAATCTGTTCGATTTGGCGATAGCACATGCCTTAGAAATAAAAAACTTCGAAAAAGCCATACAGCTATTGGACAGGATTGTTGAATCGCTGTGGCAAAACGGCCATCATACCGTAATCATGAACTATGGCGATACGCTGCCGGATGAATTAATAAAGAAGAATCCGGGTTTTTGCTTGTACTACTCCTGGATCCTGATCACATCGGGTCAAATTCAAAAAGCACGGCCGTTTCTGTTAAGCGCCGAACAAATCTGCGTACAATTAATTAGTGATAAAAGCTCTTCGAAAGATACGGTTCAATTTTATGGAAAGCTTCTTGGAAAAATAGCGGTTGCCTTTGCTTATTCATTCTCAAACGAAGAACATTCGGATAAAATCTTCGATTATTGCGAACTGGCCATGAAACATCTTACCGCAGATGATCCTTTGTGGTATAGCTGGGCATGGTTTTCATCGGCTATTGCACAGTATTCGAACGGAGACTTGTTGGCAAGCAAAGCGGCCTTTAATACGGCTTTTGAATACGGAAAGAAATCCGGAAATATCTACCTGATATCAACAATTGCTATCCGCATGGCTGAAAACGAACAACAATTGGGTTTTTATAAGACAGCTTACCAAAAATGTATTGATCTTTTAGAATTACTGACTGATAAGGGCTATCTGCAAATTGCAAGGGGTGATTGGACATTTGCTGCCCTGTATTTTATCCTGGGGATTTCGCAATACAACTGGGCAGAAAATGATAAAGCCATTGAAAATATAAAACGTGCTTATGATTTGAGTAAGCAGGGGAAAGATATTTATCTGAAAATTACCATTTTGATGGTATATTCAGTAGTACTCCTTGAACTCGGAGACAGTGAAGCGGAAAAGAAAATACGGGAGCTGGATGAATTATACTTTAAAAACAGTATACCTCCTTTTCTGAAGTCCTATTATATAGGATGGAAGATTTATCTCTGTTTCGAAAAAAACGATCTGGATAAAGCGCAGAAAATCGTTTCTCACTATGATCTGGACCTTAGTAAAGAAAAGACACCGGCTAATGAATCGGCCTATTCATCGTATGTGCGTCTGTTGATGGCACAAAACAGGCTGGATGAAGCAGAATCCCTGCTTTCAGAACTTTATGTCCTGGCAAGGGAAGGAAAGCGTAATGAAAGAATGATAGATTGCCTGGTCTCATGGGCCATTTTGCATGAAATGAAAGGCAGGCATGATGAGGCAGTATCACATATCATCCAGGCCATGGAACTGGCTTCTGATGAAAATTTACTGATTGGCTTTGTATTAAGAAGTCATGAAATCAATGCTCTGCTTAAAGATGCCTATAAAATACAGACTACAACAAAAACAAAGATTTCGGATCGTTTTATTGAAAACCTTAAAATGGCTGTTGACCGCAGAACAAACCAGTTGAAAATGAGAACATCCTCTGAGCTCAGCTCCCGTGAACTGGAGACACTGAAGATGATCACCGGGGATCTGTCAAACCAGGAAATTGCAGATAAGCTCTTTATTTCTCTGAATACGGTCAAAACACACTTAAAAAACATTTATTTAAAACTTGAAGTGGACAGTCGTTCAAAAGCTGTAGCAAAAGCAAAAGAAATTGGATTGTTATAG
- a CDS encoding TonB-dependent receptor, whose translation MKRIISTTVILTLLTTWAFSQKFTQTVRGTVIDNDNKLPLIGVIVTLPASNPQVAAATDVNGNFRLEKVPVGRISLQLNYVGYDGLTLSNIEVNSGKEVVLEITMKESIIKIDDVVVKAYRKKGEAINDMALLSSKSISTEQTKRYTGGMEDPARVVSSFAGVTSSPDGSSDIIVRGNSPKYMQWRLDGIEIPSPYHMDDQNASMGALTALNNNLLSTSDFYTGAFSSEYGNVLSNVMDVKLRSGNNEKMEATCGIGILGTDLTLEGPFKKGYGGSYLINYRYSTVSLMKKIGLVDVDGVVNYQDATFKVLLPTKKVGTFSFFGLGGLSGFSMDNIKLGAFTTPGSPAENANVIKDYDKSAFLANFGINHTLTVNNNSFVKTSLSYSGNGFDDDIYSAELIKTYDNEGVLSGDSAINRHQSFESRVMNSAIRGAISYSNKINAKNKIQVGIKYTLNHFDYNQNIYNNQSAAMINVTDFRKSGGLLNSYINWKSSINDKITLVAGLHSMNVLINNKYTLEPRIAVNWKLGNTGSVHAGYGKHSTMESVHNYFTKIQQPDGTTTEPNKNLGLLKSDHFVVGYEKRFGTNLLAKVEAYYQNLYNLPVENLDTSYYATINEGIDYRYVALVNKGIGKNYGVEFTLERFFDDNYYFLINATLYDSKYKSLEGIWRNTQYNSRYLVNLLCGKEFKNIGHKQNKTLAVNAKVFLGGGKKYIPLLRDAQGNVSVDPSHNKFWDYKKAYDNKLDNIYYVNLSVSYKINRSHATHEIFVDMMNLTNNQARLSEYYDESKQGKVGYLKQMYFIPNIMYRIYF comes from the coding sequence ATGAAAAGAATAATCTCAACAACAGTCATTCTTACTTTGCTCACGACATGGGCATTTAGTCAGAAATTTACTCAAACAGTCAGGGGAACTGTAATAGATAACGATAATAAGTTACCACTGATAGGTGTGATAGTGACCCTACCGGCTTCTAACCCGCAAGTAGCCGCTGCAACCGATGTAAATGGCAATTTCAGGCTGGAAAAAGTACCAGTCGGCCGGATATCACTACAATTGAACTACGTCGGATATGATGGGTTAACCCTTTCAAATATAGAAGTTAATTCCGGTAAAGAGGTTGTCCTTGAAATAACAATGAAAGAGTCAATCATAAAAATAGACGATGTGGTAGTGAAGGCTTACAGGAAAAAAGGCGAAGCCATCAATGATATGGCTCTTCTCAGTTCAAAATCCATTTCAACCGAACAAACAAAAAGATACACAGGTGGAATGGAAGACCCTGCACGCGTGGTTTCCAGTTTTGCTGGTGTCACGAGTTCGCCTGATGGGAGCAGTGATATTATAGTAAGGGGAAACTCACCGAAATATATGCAATGGCGTTTGGACGGAATTGAAATTCCAAGCCCCTATCATATGGATGACCAGAATGCTTCTATGGGTGCCCTGACAGCCCTGAATAACAACCTGCTGTCCACCTCCGATTTCTACACAGGGGCATTCTCTTCAGAGTATGGGAATGTGCTGTCAAATGTGATGGATGTGAAACTGAGAAGCGGAAATAACGAAAAAATGGAAGCAACCTGCGGGATTGGTATTCTGGGTACTGATCTTACACTCGAAGGACCTTTTAAAAAGGGCTATGGCGGGTCATATCTGATAAACTACAGGTATTCCACTGTTTCGCTGATGAAAAAAATAGGCCTGGTAGATGTAGATGGTGTAGTGAATTACCAGGATGCAACCTTTAAGGTATTGCTCCCTACTAAAAAAGTGGGTACATTCTCATTCTTTGGCCTGGGAGGGTTGAGCGGCTTTTCAATGGATAACATAAAACTGGGAGCATTCACCACTCCCGGCAGTCCTGCAGAAAATGCCAACGTAATTAAAGATTATGACAAGTCTGCTTTCCTTGCCAATTTCGGAATCAATCATACCTTAACGGTAAATAACAACAGTTTTGTAAAAACCTCCCTCTCCTATTCCGGTAATGGATTTGATGATGATATTTATTCGGCGGAGCTAATAAAAACATACGATAACGAAGGAGTATTATCCGGTGATTCTGCCATTAACAGGCATCAGAGTTTTGAAAGCCGCGTGATGAATTCTGCTATAAGGGGCGCAATTTCCTACAGCAACAAGATCAATGCAAAGAACAAAATACAGGTTGGAATCAAATACACGTTAAACCACTTTGACTACAATCAAAATATATATAATAACCAGTCTGCGGCAATGATAAACGTGACGGATTTCAGAAAAAGCGGCGGTCTCCTGAATAGTTATATTAACTGGAAAAGCAGTATTAACGATAAGATTACTTTGGTGGCAGGGCTACATAGTATGAATGTTTTGATCAATAACAAGTATACCCTGGAGCCCAGGATTGCTGTAAACTGGAAGCTTGGCAATACAGGTTCTGTTCATGCCGGTTATGGAAAACACAGCACCATGGAAAGCGTGCATAATTATTTCACAAAAATTCAGCAACCGGACGGAACAACTACAGAACCCAACAAAAACCTGGGATTATTGAAATCCGACCATTTTGTAGTTGGTTACGAAAAGCGCTTTGGTACGAATTTACTGGCAAAAGTAGAAGCTTACTATCAAAACCTTTACAATTTGCCTGTTGAGAACCTCGATACCAGTTATTATGCAACCATCAACGAGGGAATTGATTACAGGTATGTAGCGCTGGTAAACAAAGGAATCGGTAAAAACTACGGGGTTGAATTTACCCTGGAACGGTTTTTCGATGATAACTATTATTTTTTAATCAATGCTACTTTATATGATTCGAAATACAAATCCCTTGAAGGTATCTGGCGAAATACACAATACAACAGCCGGTACCTGGTAAATCTGTTATGCGGAAAGGAATTTAAAAACATCGGCCATAAGCAAAACAAAACGCTGGCCGTGAACGCCAAGGTATTTTTGGGCGGTGGCAAAAAATACATTCCCCTGTTAAGAGATGCGCAGGGTAATGTCTCCGTTGATCCGTCACACAATAAATTCTGGGATTATAAAAAAGCCTATGATAACAAACTGGATAACATCTACTATGTAAACCTGTCCGTAAGCTATAAAATTAACAGGTCGCATGCTACTCATGAGATTTTCGTTGATATGATGAACCTTACAAACAACCAGGCAAGATTATCAGAATACTATGATGAAAGCAAACAGGGAAAGGTTGGCTATTTAAAACAAATGTATTTCATTCCCAATATTATGTACCGCATTTATTTCTAA
- a CDS encoding NAD(P)-dependent alcohol dehydrogenase encodes MKAIYQAKYGPPESLQFREIEKPVPKAREVLIKVYASTVNRTDCGWLRGKPVFVRIVTGIPVPKNKVTGTEFAGEIEKVGKGVKIFKPGEKVFGLNEFKLGSHAEYMVMSEDGPIAAIPANTSYAEAAPICEGAYYALCDIRAAHIQKGQKVLVNGASGGIGSAAVQLAVYFGAEVTAVCGTKNLGLMKSLGATEVIDYTCQDFTKSNQKYDLVFDAVGKSSFRKCKPILKKRGIYISTELGYMGQNPILALITPLFGNKKVQFPIPAIRKKDVEFLKTLVEEGKYKPVTDRVYPFEQLIEAFRYVETGEKTGNVVIQFNHV; translated from the coding sequence GTGAAAGCAATATACCAGGCCAAATACGGCCCGCCGGAATCCCTTCAGTTCAGGGAAATTGAAAAGCCTGTTCCCAAAGCCAGAGAAGTTTTAATTAAGGTTTATGCCTCTACGGTAAACAGAACCGACTGCGGATGGCTCAGGGGTAAGCCGGTATTTGTCAGGATAGTAACGGGCATTCCTGTTCCAAAGAATAAAGTCACCGGAACTGAATTTGCAGGAGAAATCGAAAAGGTCGGTAAAGGAGTGAAAATATTCAAGCCCGGAGAAAAAGTGTTTGGCTTGAACGAATTCAAACTGGGATCCCATGCAGAATATATGGTTATGTCAGAAGACGGTCCGATAGCTGCCATACCAGCAAATACGAGCTATGCCGAAGCTGCTCCGATATGTGAAGGTGCTTATTATGCCCTGTGTGATATCAGGGCAGCCCACATTCAGAAAGGGCAAAAAGTCCTTGTAAACGGTGCAAGTGGTGGTATAGGTTCGGCAGCAGTTCAGCTTGCTGTATACTTTGGTGCAGAGGTTACAGCAGTATGCGGTACCAAAAACCTGGGACTGATGAAATCACTGGGAGCGACAGAAGTGATCGATTATACCTGCCAGGATTTTACAAAGAGCAATCAAAAGTACGACCTTGTGTTCGATGCGGTGGGAAAAAGTTCTTTTAGAAAATGTAAACCCATCCTGAAGAAGCGTGGGATTTACATTTCAACTGAACTTGGATATATGGGTCAGAATCCCATACTGGCACTTATAACGCCGCTATTCGGTAACAAAAAAGTACAGTTCCCGATACCTGCGATCCGCAAAAAAGATGTTGAATTTTTAAAAACTCTTGTGGAGGAGGGTAAATACAAACCGGTTACAGACAGGGTATATCCCTTCGAACAGCTCATTGAAGCCTTCAGATATGTAGAAACAGGGGAGAAGACCGGAAATGTAGTCATACAATTTAACCATGTATAA
- a CDS encoding NAD(P)-dependent alcohol dehydrogenase, whose protein sequence is MKAVVLEKYGSPEFLKIKEVEKPVPGEDEVLIKVHAAALNDWDWQVICAKSLANRIMFGFFKPRINILGCDIAGHIEAVGPKVRKFRPGNEVYGDLCECGFGGFAEYVTAKENALAFKPAGMTFVQAAAIPQASMLAVQGLIDGLKIKPGQKLLINGAGGGVGTFGVQIAKLFNLEVTGVDCAEKLEMMRSMGFDQVIDYAKEDFTKNKKKYDLILDNKTSRSLFDYSRSLAKDGKYVTTGGNNGRLLQVVFFGWIVGRIKKKKFQLVILKPNKDLAYINELFETGRIKPVIDTEYPLEDLANAFHYFGAGHHKGKVVVRV, encoded by the coding sequence ATGAAAGCAGTTGTGTTGGAAAAATATGGATCGCCGGAATTTCTCAAAATAAAGGAGGTTGAAAAACCGGTTCCTGGAGAAGATGAGGTACTGATAAAGGTTCATGCTGCTGCTTTAAACGATTGGGACTGGCAGGTAATTTGCGCGAAATCCCTTGCAAACCGGATCATGTTCGGGTTCTTCAAACCCAGGATCAATATTCTGGGCTGCGATATTGCCGGGCACATTGAAGCAGTCGGCCCCAAAGTCAGGAAGTTCAGGCCCGGAAATGAAGTTTATGGTGATTTATGTGAATGCGGATTTGGTGGTTTTGCCGAATATGTAACGGCAAAGGAAAATGCGCTTGCATTTAAACCTGCGGGTATGACATTCGTTCAGGCTGCCGCCATACCCCAGGCTTCCATGCTGGCAGTGCAGGGGCTGATTGACGGGCTGAAAATCAAACCGGGACAAAAGCTATTGATTAACGGCGCCGGTGGAGGAGTTGGTACTTTTGGCGTGCAGATAGCCAAATTATTCAATCTTGAGGTAACGGGTGTCGACTGTGCTGAGAAACTGGAAATGATGCGGTCAATGGGTTTTGATCAGGTTATTGATTACGCAAAAGAGGATTTCACAAAAAATAAGAAGAAATATGATCTTATTCTTGACAATAAAACAAGTCGTTCCCTGTTCGATTATTCCCGTTCACTAGCTAAGGATGGTAAATATGTAACAACAGGAGGCAATAATGGCAGGCTTTTACAGGTGGTTTTCTTTGGATGGATCGTCGGCAGGATAAAGAAAAAGAAATTTCAACTGGTCATCCTGAAGCCAAATAAAGACCTGGCCTACATTAACGAGCTATTCGAAACCGGGAGAATAAAGCCTGTTATAGATACTGAATACCCCTTAGAAGATCTTGCCAATGCATTCCACTATTTCGGTGCCGGGCATCATAAGGGGAAAGTGGTGGTCAGGGTTTAA